Proteins encoded in a region of the Tachyglossus aculeatus isolate mTacAcu1 chromosome 11, mTacAcu1.pri, whole genome shotgun sequence genome:
- the IFI35 gene encoding interferon-induced 35 kDa protein, translated as MEVAGARGPSVEDKADPEGATTGGRGSLEAFVLLSPDDATEAQCAARLRQEIEKWQETWQALEADRRELRKAKADAEEQAHTLRAEAKARRARLQGRGPDPQDPGDTAAPPPGGADVQPPAPTPLPRLALLLPARPSSGPRGSDLHIRLPLLGGSALVTFEDPEVARQLLQQPEHEVQVEECRLRLRARALHLPAPAALQVSGRRCGRRALLSGLPTGLGLSDDQLLDKLELFFCKASRGGGEVAMRELLPGGRAAVLDFAEDGVVDRLCCVGWFEVPLGKRTVTLAVTPYLKGEVSGLELGCLRVPRTVLLSGVADVLEESALRDALELHFQRPTRGGGEVEALVYVAPGRLGYALFTPEIH; from the exons ATGGAAGTGGCCGGCGCCCGGGGGCCCTCGGTGGAGGACAAGGCCGACCCCGAGGGTGCGACGACCGGGGGCCGGGGCAGTCTAGAG GCCTTCGTGCTGCTGAGCCCGGACGAcgccactgaggcccagtgcgCTGCCCGCCTCCGCCAGGAAATCGAGAAATGGCAG gagacGTGGCAGGCCCTGGAGGCCGACAGGCGGGAGCTGCGGAAGGCCAAGGCGGACGCGGAGGAGCAGGCCCACACGCTGCGGGCGGAGGCCAAGGCCAGGAGAGCGAGGCTGCAGGGGCGCGGGCCGGACCCTCAGGACCCGGGGGACACGGCGGCCCCGCCGCCCGGCGGGGCAGacgtccagcccccagcccccaccccgctGCCAAGGCTGGCCCTGCTGTTGCCGGCCCGGCCGTCATCCGGCCCTCGTGGATCCGACCTGCACATCCGGCTGCCCTTGCTCGGGGgctcggccctggtcacctttGAAGACCCGGAGG TGGCCCggcagctgctgcagcagcccGAACACGAGGTCCAGGTGGAGGAGTGTCGTCTACGCCTCCGCGCCCGGGCCCTGCACCTGCCCGCCCCGGCCGCCCTCCAG GTGTCAGGGCGGCGGTGCGGCCGCAGGGCCCTGCTCAGCGGGCTGCCCACCGGGCTCGGGCTGAGCGACGACCAGTTGCTGGACAAGCTGGAACTTTTCTTCTGTAAAGCGTCGCGCGGCGGCGGGGAAGTGGCCATGCGGGAGCTGCTGCCCGGGGGCCGGGCCGCCGTGCTGGACTTCGCCGAGGACGGAG TGGTGGACCGTCTGTGCTGCGTGGGCTGGTTCGAAGTGCCTCTGGGCAAGAGGACGGTGACCCTGGCAGTGACCCCGTACCTGAAGGGGGAGGTCAGCGGCCTGGAG CTGGGGTGTCTGCGGGTGCCTCGGACGGTCCTGCTGAGCGGCGTGGCCGACGTGCTGGAAGAGTCCGCGCTGCGCGATGCCCTGGAGCTCCATTTCCAGAGACCCACGCGCGGAGGCGGCGAGGTGGAGGCCCTGGTGTACGTGGCCCCGGGCCGACTCGGCTATGCCCTCTTTACCCCAGAAATCCATTAG